A DNA window from Paenibacillus andongensis contains the following coding sequences:
- a CDS encoding ABC transporter permease: MSEQQTAGIIPIENKAPKREAGFRLPYRFEIDPAGPASPWWVTIVSIVLALVACGIFIALNGMNPIMVYAKMLKGAFGSSFGITETLVKAIPLLLCGLGVSIAYRISVWNIGAEGQFVAGAMAATAVTVYFPQLPMYISIPSMVVASIAAGGVWGLLTAIPRNYFQVNELITSLMLNYVALLALNYAVFGPWKDPKGFNFPGTPMFTAAQSLPTFGATRLHFGIVFAIIAVLLYAFLMRYTRWGYELRLIGANAEAARNAGIRISRHVLVVMIISGGVAGLAGMSEVSGVAHRLMYGISPGYGYTAIIVAWLAKLNPLGLVISSVLFGGLIVGGYSVQTIGLPSSTSSMIQGAILFFLIAGGMAGKIRLRRNR, encoded by the coding sequence GTGAGCGAACAACAAACGGCGGGAATCATTCCGATAGAAAATAAAGCGCCTAAGCGAGAAGCTGGCTTCCGATTGCCTTACCGTTTTGAGATTGATCCTGCGGGGCCAGCGAGTCCGTGGTGGGTGACGATCGTATCCATCGTCTTGGCGCTTGTGGCCTGCGGTATTTTTATTGCTTTGAATGGCATGAATCCGATTATGGTCTATGCCAAAATGCTGAAAGGTGCTTTTGGTTCTTCCTTTGGCATTACAGAGACCCTGGTGAAGGCAATTCCACTGCTGCTTTGCGGTCTTGGCGTGTCAATCGCGTACCGGATTTCGGTATGGAATATCGGTGCCGAGGGGCAGTTCGTGGCTGGAGCGATGGCGGCTACCGCGGTTACGGTTTATTTTCCGCAGCTGCCCATGTACATTTCGATTCCATCTATGGTGGTGGCGAGCATCGCAGCCGGTGGGGTCTGGGGATTGCTGACGGCGATTCCTAGGAACTATTTTCAAGTTAATGAACTAATTACATCTTTAATGTTGAATTATGTGGCTCTTCTTGCTTTAAATTATGCGGTATTCGGTCCCTGGAAAGATCCGAAAGGCTTTAACTTCCCAGGAACTCCGATGTTCACCGCGGCGCAGTCATTGCCTACTTTTGGGGCTACCCGACTTCATTTCGGGATTGTTTTTGCTATCATTGCCGTGCTCCTCTATGCCTTTTTGATGCGATATACGCGTTGGGGTTATGAGCTGCGACTCATTGGTGCGAATGCGGAAGCTGCGCGGAACGCAGGAATTCGAATTTCCAGACATGTTCTCGTAGTTATGATCATTAGCGGCGGAGTGGCTGGACTAGCGGGAATGAGCGAAGTTTCCGGTGTGGCGCACCGACTGATGTATGGCATTTCGCCGGGATATGGGTACACAGCTATTATTGTGGCTTGGCTTGCAAAGCTGAATCCGTTAGGGCTAGTGATATCATCGGTACTGTTCGGAGGGCTCATAGTGGGAGGATACAGTGTGCAGACGATCGGTCTTCCTTCATCGACTTCTTCTATGATTCAAGGGGCTATCCTATTTTTTCTCATTGCAGGCGGTATGGCTGGGAAAATCCGCCTTCGCCGCAATCGGTGA
- a CDS encoding ABC transporter permease encodes MVSAISSGTPLLLAVLGGILIERSGITQLGAEGLMLMGAVTSCLVFIQTGSLALTLLCVLAVGGLLGMLHGFLCVTLHANQVVSGLAMTIFGAGLSAYLGKRVSGIPLPGAVPKLDLPWLENVPFVGRVFAHLDLFTWFSFLLVIVMHLFIHRTSWGLHLRAVGDNPATADVMGIPVIAIRYVCIIIGSMLIGIGGADLLLVYTPTWNEGMTSGRGWIAVALIIFARWNPVRALVCAYFFGVLDTLGFRVQLIGSHIPSYFLKMIPYIVTILVLMFLGWRNRNKPSGAPEALGVPYIREQRF; translated from the coding sequence ATGGTTTCCGCTATCTCTTCCGGTACACCGCTGTTGTTAGCTGTATTGGGTGGAATTCTTATCGAAAGATCCGGCATCACGCAACTAGGTGCGGAAGGACTTATGTTGATGGGGGCAGTGACATCCTGTCTTGTCTTCATTCAAACCGGAAGCTTGGCGTTGACCCTTCTCTGTGTACTTGCAGTGGGTGGTCTTTTGGGTATGCTTCATGGATTTCTTTGTGTAACCCTGCATGCTAATCAGGTCGTAAGTGGTTTGGCGATGACGATATTCGGCGCAGGTCTTAGCGCTTACCTGGGAAAGCGTGTTAGCGGCATCCCATTACCCGGAGCGGTACCGAAGTTAGATTTGCCATGGCTGGAGAATGTGCCGTTTGTTGGGAGGGTTTTTGCGCACTTGGATCTTTTCACTTGGTTTAGCTTTCTGTTGGTGATTGTCATGCATCTATTCATTCATCGCACATCATGGGGGCTGCATCTTAGAGCGGTGGGGGATAACCCGGCAACAGCTGACGTAATGGGGATTCCCGTTATTGCCATCCGCTATGTTTGTATCATTATCGGTTCCATGTTGATTGGAATTGGAGGGGCTGATTTGCTGCTTGTTTACACGCCAACGTGGAATGAAGGCATGACCTCTGGACGCGGTTGGATTGCGGTGGCTCTCATTATTTTCGCGAGATGGAATCCGGTTCGTGCTTTGGTGTGCGCTTATTTCTTCGGGGTGTTGGATACATTGGGGTTCCGTGTGCAGCTTATTGGCAGTCATATCCCTTCTTATTTTCTGAAAATGATACCGTACATCGTGACCATTCTGGTTCTGATGTTCCTCGGTTGGCGTAATCGCAATAAGCCTTCGGGCGCACCGGAAGCACTAGGCGTTCCCTACATTCGGGAGCAAAGATTTTAA
- a CDS encoding nucleoside deaminase: MVMDRDRHIPFLRRSIELSVLARESGNTPFGALLVGPHGEILLEQGNIEITESNCTGHAETTLMEAASKRYSKKELWECTLYTSAEPCAMCAGSIYWGNVGRVVYGISEKQLAILTGDDEQNPTLDLPCREVFARGNKPIQVLGPFPEVEIEAAAAHAGYWS, encoded by the coding sequence ATGGTAATGGACCGTGATAGGCATATTCCATTTTTGAGAAGAAGTATAGAGCTATCTGTGCTAGCCAGAGAATCGGGGAATACCCCGTTTGGCGCGCTATTGGTTGGACCTCATGGAGAGATTCTGCTGGAGCAGGGGAATATCGAGATAACGGAGTCGAACTGCACCGGTCATGCGGAGACAACTTTGATGGAGGCAGCCTCCAAACGATATAGCAAGAAAGAATTGTGGGAGTGCACCTTGTATACGTCCGCAGAACCTTGCGCGATGTGTGCCGGATCGATTTATTGGGGGAACGTTGGGCGTGTCGTCTACGGTATATCGGAAAAACAGCTAGCTATTTTGACGGGTGATGATGAACAAAATCCTACACTCGATCTACCGTGTCGTGAGGTATTTGCCAGGGGGAATAAGCCGATTCAAGTGCTCGGTCCTTTCCCAGAGGTAGAAATAGAAGCTGCAGCTGCACATGCTGGATATTGGTCTTAA
- the chvE gene encoding multiple monosaccharide ABC transporter substrate-binding protein — protein MKKMLSFVLLSLMLVISACGAKTATTEQKDAASTAAPTAAAKTDAKAGGKVGISMPTKSSERWVSDGANMVKEFEKLGYKTDLQYAEDVIENQVAQIENMITKGVNLLVIAPIDGESLTDVLKKAHDAKIEVIAYDRLIKKSEFVSYYATFDNFKVGVLQASYIEKKLGLKDGKGPFNIELFAGSPDDNNAHFFFDGAISVLKPYLDSGKLVVKSKQTGFEQVATLRWDGSVAQSRMDNLLSKNYASDKVDAVLSPYDGISIGILSSLKGVGYGTAGKALPVITGQDAELASVKSIISGEQTQTVFKDTRELAKKAVAIADSVLKGTKPEVNDTKTYNNGVKVVPSYLLEPVSVDVSNYESILVGSGYYTKDKLGK, from the coding sequence ATGAAAAAAATGTTATCTTTTGTTTTATTATCTTTGATGTTGGTGATTTCCGCTTGCGGGGCTAAAACCGCAACGACAGAACAAAAAGATGCGGCCAGCACAGCGGCGCCGACAGCAGCAGCCAAAACGGATGCGAAAGCTGGAGGTAAAGTAGGTATCTCGATGCCGACGAAATCATCCGAAAGATGGGTGAGCGACGGAGCTAACATGGTGAAGGAATTTGAAAAGTTAGGTTATAAAACTGACCTGCAATATGCGGAAGACGTGATTGAGAACCAAGTGGCTCAAATTGAAAATATGATTACCAAAGGTGTTAATCTCCTCGTTATCGCACCAATTGACGGAGAATCTTTGACAGACGTTCTGAAGAAAGCGCATGATGCCAAGATTGAAGTTATCGCGTACGATCGTTTGATTAAAAAGAGTGAGTTTGTCAGCTACTATGCGACTTTCGATAATTTCAAGGTAGGCGTACTGCAAGCTTCCTATATCGAGAAAAAGCTAGGTTTGAAAGATGGCAAAGGCCCATTCAATATTGAGCTTTTCGCTGGATCACCTGATGATAACAATGCGCATTTCTTCTTTGATGGAGCTATTTCTGTGCTGAAGCCTTACCTGGATTCCGGTAAATTAGTGGTGAAGAGCAAGCAAACAGGGTTCGAGCAAGTAGCTACATTAAGATGGGATGGTTCGGTTGCCCAATCCAGAATGGATAATCTGTTAAGCAAAAACTATGCTTCTGACAAAGTGGATGCGGTATTGTCTCCTTATGATGGCATCAGTATCGGAATCCTATCTTCCTTAAAAGGTGTAGGTTATGGGACTGCAGGCAAGGCGCTGCCAGTTATTACGGGGCAAGATGCAGAGCTAGCGTCCGTCAAATCGATCATTTCTGGGGAACAAACACAAACGGTATTTAAGGATACTCGTGAGTTAGCTAAAAAAGCGGTTGCAATTGCAGACAGTGTTCTAAAAGGAACTAAACCTGAAGTGAACGATACAAAAACATATAACAATGGCGTTAAAGTTGTTCCTTCTTACCTGCTTGAGCCAGTATCCGTAGATGTATCCAACTATGAATCGATTTTGGTAGGCAGCGGCTACTACACAAAAGATAAATTAGGTAAATAA
- the mmsA gene encoding multiple monosaccharide ABC transporter ATP-binding protein produces MSDAILEMKNITKTFPGVKALSNVNLRVQEGEIHALLGENGAGKSTLMKVLSGVYPHGSYDGDILFKGQVCEFKDIKQSENLGIVIIHQELALIPYLSIAENIFLGNEQASRGIINWNDTIVKTRELLQKVGLSEQPTTLTINIGVGKQQLVEIAKALSKKVKLLILDEPTAALNEEDSDNLLNLLLEFKKQGISSILISHKLNEISKVADSITILRDGQTIETLDMRKDQITEDRIIKGMVGRDLTHRYPIREPRIGQTLFEVKDWNVYHPLQDNRKVIDQVNLNIRKGEIVGIAGLMGAGRTELAMSIFGKSYGKKISGHLYKDGKEIHLPTIDKAIHHGVAYVTEDRKNYGLILIDDIKRNITMARLDKISKNKVVNENEEIVHAESFRKKMNIKTPSILQKTGNLSGGNQQKVVLSKWIFSEPDILILDEPTRGIDVGAKYEIYTIINQLAMEGKGILLISSELPEILGMCDRVYVMNEGKMVGELSKEEASQEAIMKCITRAGGHMHGNTE; encoded by the coding sequence ATGTCGGATGCCATATTGGAAATGAAAAATATTACGAAAACATTTCCGGGTGTAAAAGCGCTCAGTAATGTGAATTTACGCGTTCAAGAAGGTGAGATTCACGCTCTGCTTGGTGAGAATGGCGCAGGCAAGTCCACGCTTATGAAAGTTTTAAGCGGCGTATATCCACACGGATCTTATGACGGCGACATTCTATTCAAGGGTCAAGTTTGTGAATTCAAGGATATCAAACAAAGTGAAAATCTGGGGATCGTCATCATTCACCAAGAATTAGCGCTGATTCCCTATTTATCGATTGCAGAGAATATCTTTTTGGGAAATGAACAAGCTTCGCGAGGGATTATCAATTGGAACGATACGATTGTGAAGACAAGAGAATTACTGCAAAAGGTTGGATTAAGCGAGCAGCCTACGACACTGACGATCAATATTGGTGTCGGCAAGCAGCAGTTGGTGGAAATCGCAAAAGCGCTATCTAAAAAGGTGAAACTGCTGATCTTGGATGAACCTACAGCGGCCTTGAACGAAGAGGATAGCGATAATTTGCTGAATTTATTGTTGGAATTTAAAAAACAAGGAATCTCTTCGATTCTGATTTCCCACAAATTAAATGAAATTTCTAAGGTGGCGGATTCCATTACCATTCTTAGGGATGGTCAAACCATAGAAACGTTGGATATGAGAAAAGACCAAATTACCGAAGACCGCATTATTAAAGGCATGGTAGGCCGGGATTTAACACATCGTTATCCCATCAGGGAGCCGCGAATCGGCCAGACGCTGTTTGAAGTAAAGGATTGGAATGTCTATCACCCGCTGCAAGACAATCGTAAAGTCATCGATCAAGTCAATTTGAACATTCGTAAAGGTGAAATTGTTGGTATTGCCGGGTTAATGGGAGCAGGTAGAACGGAACTGGCGATGAGCATTTTCGGCAAATCCTATGGGAAGAAAATCAGCGGTCATTTATATAAAGATGGCAAGGAAATTCACCTGCCGACGATTGATAAGGCCATTCATCATGGTGTTGCTTATGTGACGGAAGACCGCAAGAACTATGGATTAATCTTAATTGACGATATTAAAAGAAACATAACGATGGCCAGATTGGATAAGATTTCGAAAAATAAGGTCGTCAATGAGAATGAAGAGATTGTCCATGCGGAAAGCTTCCGCAAAAAGATGAATATTAAAACGCCGAGCATTTTACAGAAAACAGGGAATTTAAGCGGCGGTAATCAGCAGAAGGTTGTTTTAAGCAAATGGATCTTTTCAGAGCCGGATATTCTCATTCTTGATGAGCCAACACGGGGTATTGATGTAGGGGCTAAATATGAAATTTATACGATCATCAATCAATTAGCAATGGAGGGCAAAGGCATCCTGCTTATTTCCTCGGAGCTTCCTGAAATTCTGGGTATGTGTGACCGTGTTTACGTGATGAATGAGGGGAAAATGGTTGGCGAATTAAGTAAAGAGGAAGCTTCACAGGAAGCAATCATGAAGTGCATAACGAGGGCAGGGGGACACATGCATGGAAACACTGAGTAA
- the mmsB gene encoding multiple monosaccharide ABC transporter permease, with the protein METLSKMFKSNIRQYGMIIALVLITVFFQIMTDGVLLKSLNVTNLILQNSYILVLAIGMLLVIITGNIDLSVGSVAAFVGAVSAVLMVDMKMPFVLAIIISLLIGALVGAWQGFWVAYVRIPSFIVTLAGMLLFRGLTMIVLKGMSIAPFPKAFQKISSGFIPDVLNGSAMHNTTLIIGVVLSLILVWSELRKRKNQVKYDFDVMPMGWLIAKIAVMVLIINVFTYVLATYEGIPNILILLFVLVVIYSFVMNKTVMGRHIYALGGSEKAAKLSGIKTKHVTFWVFVNMGVMAALSGLVFAARLNAATPKAGVNFELDAIAACFIGGASATGGIGTVIGAIIGGLVMGVMNNGMSLVGLGIDWQQGIKGLVLLFAVGFDIYNKSKTA; encoded by the coding sequence ATGGAAACACTGAGTAAAATGTTTAAAAGCAACATCCGTCAATACGGCATGATTATTGCACTAGTCTTAATTACGGTATTTTTTCAAATTATGACGGATGGGGTTCTGTTAAAATCTCTGAATGTAACGAACTTGATTTTGCAAAACAGTTACATTTTGGTGTTGGCGATAGGCATGTTATTGGTCATTATTACTGGAAATATTGACTTATCTGTAGGATCTGTAGCTGCTTTTGTAGGGGCTGTGTCAGCCGTTCTGATGGTCGATATGAAAATGCCTTTTGTCTTAGCGATTATCATTTCTTTGCTTATTGGAGCATTGGTAGGGGCGTGGCAGGGATTTTGGGTCGCTTATGTGCGAATTCCATCTTTTATCGTTACGCTGGCGGGAATGCTCCTCTTCCGAGGGTTGACGATGATCGTCTTGAAAGGGATGTCGATCGCGCCATTCCCGAAGGCTTTTCAGAAAATCAGCTCTGGCTTTATTCCTGATGTATTAAATGGAAGTGCAATGCATAACACTACACTGATCATCGGAGTTGTATTATCCCTTATTTTGGTGTGGAGTGAACTTCGAAAAAGAAAGAACCAAGTCAAATATGACTTTGATGTTATGCCGATGGGATGGTTGATTGCTAAAATTGCCGTCATGGTCCTGATCATTAACGTTTTCACGTATGTGCTGGCTACTTATGAGGGTATTCCTAACATTTTGATTCTTTTGTTTGTGCTCGTTGTTATTTACTCTTTTGTTATGAATAAAACGGTCATGGGACGCCATATTTATGCGCTTGGCGGCAGTGAAAAAGCGGCCAAATTATCAGGCATCAAAACGAAGCATGTGACCTTCTGGGTGTTCGTAAATATGGGAGTCATGGCGGCGCTATCCGGTCTCGTATTTGCGGCAAGGTTAAATGCGGCTACACCTAAAGCAGGTGTAAACTTTGAGCTGGATGCCATCGCTGCGTGCTTCATTGGCGGTGCTTCCGCGACTGGTGGTATTGGTACGGTTATTGGTGCTATCATCGGCGGACTTGTGATGGGTGTTATGAACAATGGGATGTCCTTAGTCGGTCTAGGTATTGACTGGCAGCAGGGTATCAAGGGATTGGTGCTGTTATTTGCGGTAGGTTTTGATATTTACAACAAATCTAAAACTGCTTAG
- a CDS encoding methyl-accepting chemotaxis protein produces the protein MSKRMTWPRSKPFMVLSLSLRSKLMIAFVVIALSVAVTSGLSYYFLKKINQSYMNLLSHHAVILQLVSDIQYQTQLQYSLMSSYVIEPSPEKVQAILESNQKLSTLVQDVKGIDENAEDQTYYKVMSESIETIAGLVHDLDKAKSSYQRSVPLTQNLTKLAEKIQKKQKNIMELKKVENGNMTDQTIQKLIAISITTLVIALAIGWMVSRMIIVPLRMIVKAARDIASCDLTGRDIRVRSRDELHDLAEAFNQMKGNLSQIISQVDYHAKHVSAAAEELSGNTEHLSKASEQITTVVQEISAGSESQVEHMMTGVSFLAQMDHSVQQIASITGLTNETSSNALAAVSRGTDSIELSISQMNAIYYKMKVLSESVGRLGTHVMHVLAANDLIANISRQTNLLALNASIEAARAGAAGKGFAVVAQEVRHLSKQTTEAADGVARLVNAIQEEMSEVAHSCEAGSQEVNTGISVVNEANVAFERIKKEIEEVSAQISQVSLQSSDISEKSQTALEVLRSIEGVAKHTASGTKEVSVNMEEQYASMEEIVSSANVLSGMAEELDELIGKFQLRSNDI, from the coding sequence ATGAGTAAACGTATGACATGGCCAAGAAGTAAGCCCTTCATGGTGCTCTCTCTTTCCTTGCGTTCAAAACTTATGATAGCCTTCGTGGTTATCGCTTTATCGGTCGCAGTAACGAGCGGATTATCCTACTATTTTCTGAAAAAAATCAATCAATCCTATATGAATTTGTTAAGTCATCATGCGGTGATTCTTCAGCTTGTTTCTGATATCCAGTACCAAACCCAATTGCAGTACAGCCTTATGTCCAGCTATGTCATTGAACCTTCTCCAGAGAAAGTACAAGCTATTCTCGAAAGCAATCAGAAGCTTTCGACTTTGGTGCAGGACGTTAAGGGCATCGATGAGAATGCCGAAGATCAGACTTATTATAAGGTAATGAGTGAGTCGATCGAGACGATTGCCGGATTGGTGCATGATCTGGATAAGGCGAAATCCAGCTATCAAAGAAGCGTCCCCCTTACACAAAATTTAACCAAGCTTGCTGAAAAGATTCAGAAAAAGCAAAAGAACATCATGGAACTGAAGAAAGTGGAAAATGGAAATATGACAGATCAAACCATCCAAAAACTCATAGCGATAAGCATCACGACTTTAGTGATCGCTTTAGCCATAGGATGGATGGTGTCCAGAATGATTATCGTCCCTCTCCGGATGATTGTTAAAGCGGCGAGAGATATAGCTTCTTGTGATTTAACGGGACGAGATATCAGAGTCCGCAGCCGCGATGAGCTTCATGATTTGGCGGAGGCTTTCAATCAAATGAAAGGCAATTTGTCTCAAATCATTAGCCAGGTTGATTATCATGCGAAGCATGTATCTGCAGCGGCAGAAGAGCTTAGCGGCAACACCGAGCATTTGAGCAAAGCGTCGGAGCAAATTACGACGGTTGTGCAAGAGATTTCCGCAGGCTCCGAATCTCAGGTAGAGCATATGATGACGGGGGTCTCTTTCCTTGCGCAGATGGATCATTCCGTACAGCAAATTGCCTCAATTACGGGATTAACGAACGAAACGTCGTCTAACGCGCTGGCAGCTGTAAGTAGAGGGACGGATTCTATCGAATTATCCATTAGCCAAATGAACGCCATTTATTATAAAATGAAAGTGCTTTCGGAATCGGTAGGGCGTTTAGGAACGCACGTCATGCATGTCCTAGCAGCGAATGATCTTATTGCTAATATTTCCAGGCAAACCAATTTACTAGCGCTTAATGCTTCGATTGAAGCGGCTAGAGCAGGTGCAGCGGGTAAGGGCTTTGCGGTTGTTGCTCAAGAAGTTCGTCATTTATCTAAGCAAACAACAGAAGCTGCAGATGGAGTAGCGAGATTGGTGAATGCGATTCAAGAGGAAATGAGTGAGGTCGCACATTCCTGTGAGGCGGGTTCACAAGAAGTGAACACAGGGATTTCAGTTGTCAATGAAGCGAACGTGGCGTTTGAACGAATAAAAAAAGAAATCGAAGAGGTTAGCGCGCAAATAAGTCAAGTATCCCTGCAATCCTCTGACATTTCTGAGAAATCGCAAACAGCTCTAGAAGTTCTTCGTTCGATAGAAGGAGTGGCCAAGCATACGGCTTCGGGAACGAAAGAAGTGTCCGTAAACATGGAAGAGCAATATGCGAGCATGGAAGAAATCGTTTCTTCAGCCAACGTTTTAAGCGGGATGGCGGAAGAACTAGATGAATTAATCGGTAAATTTCAATTAAGATCGAATGACATATAG
- a CDS encoding substrate-binding domain-containing protein, translating into MKKLLMVYAILIATFLLFLYFYQYRESTDQSLKQMNRGLQGNIEEKYVMVNFQSGIDYWKSCLKGFEDAAKALNVSVEYRGATQYDVYEEITVLEQVIAKKPAGIAVSAINPNALVVTINKAVEAGIPVVLFDSGAPKSKAYSFLGTNNYNAGVSAAHKMAELTGTNGKLAIITLPNQLNHQDRMAGFQDTIRSSYPNLQIIAIEDGKGDQLASERIAAKVLKDHPDLNGIFATEANGGVGVGNAVKSLKLLSQVKIIGFDTDKGTLDMVKNETISATLAQGTWNMGYWSLMHLLHLQKEAQKSHLPLQNAKEPLVPTYVDTGITIVTKENVDIYYAK; encoded by the coding sequence ATGAAAAAGCTGTTGATGGTGTATGCGATACTGATCGCAACTTTTTTGCTTTTCCTTTATTTTTATCAATACCGCGAGTCTACGGATCAGTCGCTTAAGCAAATGAATCGCGGTCTCCAAGGAAACATCGAAGAGAAGTATGTCATGGTCAACTTCCAGTCCGGCATTGATTATTGGAAAAGTTGTCTAAAAGGCTTCGAGGATGCCGCGAAGGCATTGAATGTTTCCGTCGAGTATCGAGGTGCTACACAGTACGATGTGTACGAAGAGATAACGGTTTTGGAGCAAGTAATCGCCAAGAAGCCGGCAGGAATTGCAGTCTCGGCGATCAATCCGAACGCACTCGTTGTGACCATTAATAAAGCCGTTGAAGCGGGCATCCCTGTCGTATTATTCGATTCTGGCGCACCTAAGAGTAAAGCTTACTCTTTTCTGGGAACGAATAATTATAACGCTGGCGTAAGCGCGGCTCACAAAATGGCTGAGTTGACCGGGACCAATGGAAAGCTTGCGATTATTACGCTGCCTAATCAACTAAATCATCAGGATCGAATGGCTGGATTTCAAGATACAATCCGAAGCAGCTACCCAAATCTACAAATTATAGCGATAGAGGATGGTAAGGGGGATCAATTGGCATCCGAACGGATTGCGGCTAAAGTTCTCAAGGATCATCCGGATTTGAACGGTATATTTGCTACAGAGGCCAATGGCGGTGTGGGTGTAGGTAATGCGGTGAAAAGCTTGAAATTGCTTTCACAAGTGAAAATTATTGGGTTTGATACGGATAAAGGGACACTCGATATGGTGAAGAACGAGACGATTTCAGCAACGCTTGCACAGGGTACCTGGAATATGGGGTATTGGTCGCTTATGCATTTACTCCATCTTCAAAAGGAAGCTCAGAAATCGCATTTACCCCTGCAGAATGCCAAGGAACCGCTTGTTCCCACCTATGTGGATACAGGAATTACAATCGTGACGAAAGAAAATGTCGATATCTATTATGCCAAATGA